Part of the Angustibacter luteus genome, CGACGATCTCACCACGCTCGACCGCGAGGTCGACGCCGTCCAGCGCGCGCGCGACCGCACCCGCCCGGGTCACGAACTCCACGTGCGCGCCGCGCGCCTCCAGCAGCGGCTGCTTGGACTCGCTCACGGTTCCCCCACGCGGATGCAGGCGACCTGGCGGGCCACCGGGAAGTCGAGAAGCGCCGGCTCGGCCACCTCGCAGGCGGCGGTCGCGCGACTGCAGCGCGGCGCGAACGAGCACCCGGGCGGCAGGTACCGCGGGTCGGGCGGGTCGCCGGCCAGACCGGCCGGGGTGTAGCGGGCGGCGGGGTCGCCGACTCGCGGGAACGCGTCGGAGAGGGCCTTGGAGTACGGGTGCAACGGGTCGGTGAAGACCTGGTCGGCGGTGCCGCCCTCCACCACACGACCCGCGTACATCACCGCGACCCGGTCGCAGACCGACGCGAGCACGGACAGGTCGTGGCTGATGATCAGCAGGCCGACGCCCAGCTCCTTCACCAGGTTCGAGAGCAGGTCGAGGATCTGCGCCTGGACCATCACGTCGAGCGCGGTGGTCGGTTCGTCGGCCACGATCAGGTGCGGTCGGCAGGCCAGGGCCATCGCGATCATCACCCGCTGCCGCTGGCCGCCGGACAGCTGGTGCGGGTAGGCCTTGCGCCGGGCGGGCGGCAGGCCGACCTGCTCGAGCAGCTCGACGACGCGCTCGTCCACCGCGGACGCCGACAGCGCGGGCTCGTGCAGCTGGATCGGCTCCGCGATCTGGTCGCTGATCCGGAGCACCGGGTTGAGCGAGTGCAGCGCTCCCTGGAAGACGATGGACGCCTGTGCCCAGCGCACCGCGCGCAGCTGACCCCAGCCGATGCTCAGCACGTCCGCCCCGTCGACCCGGACCTGCCCGGTCACCGTGGCGTCCTTGGGCTGCAGGCGGAGCACGGTGCTGACCAGCGTGGACTTGCCGCAGCCGGACTCACCGGCCACGCCGACCACCTCACCGGCCCGCAGCGTCAGGGAGACACCGCGCACCGCGGGGAGCAGCCCCTCCGACGTCCGGTAGGACACCGACAGGTCGTCGATCTCCAGCAGCTCCGTCCGCAGCTGCTCGGGTTCCAGCACCTCCGTCATCACCGGCTCCCGAGACGGGGGTTGAAGACCTCTTCGAGCGCCTGCCCGATGAGGGTGAACGACAGCACCACCAGCACGACGCAGACGCCCGGGGGCACGATGTACCACCAGGCTCCGGTGGTGATCGCGCCGACCGCGAAGGCACCCTCGAGCATCGAGCCCCAGGACACCCGGGTGGGGTCGCCGAGGCCGAGGAAGCTCAGGGTCGTCTCGGCCAGGATCGCGATCGCCACCGTGAGGGTGGTGTTCGCGAACACCATCGGCATCACGTTCGGCAGCACGTGCCGGGTCATCTGCCGCCACCGACCGGCGCCGAGCACGCGGGCCCGCTCGATGTACGGGCGCTCCTTGATGGACAGGGTCTGGCTGCGGATCAACATGGCCGTGGCAGGCCAGCTCGTCACCCCGATCACGATCGCGATGTTCAGCAGCGAGCGGCCCAGCACGGTGGCCAGCACCAGCGCCAGGGGCAGGAACGGCAGCACGAGGAACCACTCGGTGACCCGGAACAGCACGGCGGCCGGCCAACCCGAGAAGAAGCCGGACATGAGGCCCACCAACGTGCCGATCACCACCGAGATGAAGGTCGCGGTGAGCCCGACCGCCAGCGACACCCGGGCACCGTAGATCAGCAGGGTCAGGATCGAGCGCCCGTTCTCGTCCGTGCCGAGCGGGTAGCCGGCCCCGGGCGGCTGCAGGACACCGCCCGTCGCCTTGGTCACCTCCAGGCCGTCCGGGTCCGCGAGCAGCGGCGCGAGCACGGCGACCAGGATGAAGAACGTGAGGACGCACAGCCCGAGCACGCCGGACCGGCTGCGGCGGAACGTCTTCCACGTGCGGCGCGCCGACTCCGCCCGGCGACGACGCGCGATCTGACCCGGTGTGAGCCGCGGCTGCACGGCGTCCTGGACGGCGCTCACGTGCGCACCCGCGGGTCGAACAACCCGTAGAGCAGGTTGGCCGCCAGGTTGGCTGCGATCACTGCGCCGGAGGCGATCAGGAAGGTGCCCTGCAGCACCCAGAAGTCCGGGATGGTGAGCGCCTCCGTGGTGAGCAGGCCCAGCCCCGGGATGGAGAAGATCGTCTCGATGGTGATCGCTCCCGACACGACGAAGCCGATGTTCAGAGCCGAGATGGTCAGCGTCGGGAGCATCGCGTTGCGGACCGCGTGGCGGCGTCGCACCTGCACGTCCCGCAGACCCTTGGCCCGGGCCGTCACCAGGTAGTCCTCACCGAGCTCGTCCAGCAGCGACGAGCGCATGATCAGCGAGTACTCGGCCAGGTACGCCAGGGTCAGGGTGACCACGGGCAGGGTCAGGTGCCAGGCCGTGTCCAGCACGCCCTTGAGGCTGCTCGGGTCGACGCCGATGGAGTGCAGCCCGCTGGTGGGGAAGAGCCCCGGCAGCGGTCCCATCCCGACGGCGAACGCCGCGATCAGCAGCAGGCCGAGCCACCACTCGGGCATCGAGTACAGGGTCAGCGTGGACGCGGTCGAGGACTTGTCGAACCGGCTGCCGCGGTTCCAGCCGCTGCGGATCCCGATGCGGACCCCGATCACGGTGGCCAGGATCGTCGACGACCCGACCAGCAGGACCGTCGGCCACATCCGCTCCTGGATCAGGTCCGCGACCGGCACCCGGTAGCGCAGCGACACCCCCAGCTGACCGCTGAAGACGTTCTTCAGGAACGTCACGAACTGCTGCGGCATGGACTGGTCCAGCCCGTACGTGTGCCGGAACGCCGCCATCTGCTCGGGGGTCTTGAACCGCTCGCGGCCGAGCGTCCTGGCGGGGTCACCGGGCAGCACCCGGAAGAGGAAGAAGCTCACCACCAGGACGAAGAACAGGCTGCCGATCGACCCGAGCACCTTCGACCCGACGTACCGGCCGTAGCTGCGCCGGCGGACCGTCCGCGGGACAGCTGCGCCGGAGTCGAGGATCGTCACTCGCGCTCGCCCTCCGTCCCCCGACGGCGGAGCGCGAGGACCCCACCACCGACGAGCAGCAGGACGACGACCACGCCGATGCCGATCCAGACCGCCGTGTTGGTCCCCGCGGCGTCCTCCTCACCCGACGACGCGTTGGCGCCCAGCGCGGACGTCACCCCGTCGCAGTCCCCGGCCTCGGACGCCGGTCGCAGCGAGCTGTAGTTGTGCGCGCCGTACTGGATGAGCCAGACGCCGCCCGGGTCGGGCTGCGGCTGGAAGCAGGCGAACCGGTCGCTGCGGACCGCCTCGCCGATGGTCGTGTAGGCGGTCACGATGTACGGCGACTCCTGGAACAGCAGCTCCTGCATCTTCTTGACGAGGTCCACCCGCTTGGCGTGGTCCATCTCGCCGTTCTGCTGCTTGTACATCGCGTCGTACTCCTTGTTGCAGTACCAGGAGTCCGAGGAGCCGCCGAGCTGGTCGCAGGTGAAGTCGGACAGGATCGAGTCCGGGTCCGGCTCGACGTACCAGTCCCACTGGAAGGCGTCGTACTCGCCGCTGAGGATGACGTCCCCGAGCTTGCTGGAGTCCATCGCGGTGACGTCGGCCTTGATGCCGATCTGGCCGAGCCACTCCTTGAAGAAGTCCATGGTGTTCACGGAGGCCGGGTCGGAGCTGCGGGCGAACAGCCGCATCGTCGTCAGCGGCTTGCCCTGCGGGTCGGTGCGCTGGCCGTCCGCGCCCTTCTTGTAGCCGGCCGCGTCGAGCTGCTCGCCGGCCTTGGCGAGGTCGAAGGTGAACGCCTGGTCCGCCGGGACGTCCCAGTGGTAGTTGTCGTACGCCGTCGGGATGATCGTGTCGCCCGGCAGCGCGGCGCCCTGGTAGGCGTTCTGCACGATGCGCTTGGTGTCCACCGCGTAGCCCAGCGCGTGCCGGAACTTCGGGTCCTTCAGCGCGGGCATGCCGTCACCGATCGCCTTGCCGGACTCGGTGTCGATGGCCCCGGTGTTGAAGCCGATCTCCTCGAACAGGGGCGAGATGCCGCTGTGCGCCGTGATGCCGGGCTTGCCCTGCAACGACTTGACCTGCAGCGGCGGGATGTCCTCGACGAAGTCCACCTCGCCCTTGATCAGCGCCTGCACCGCTGGGTCCTTGGCCTTGAACACCCGGTAGTCGACCTCGTCGACGTGCGGGGTGCCGTTCCAGTAGTCCGGGTTCTTCTCGAACCGGAACGTCGAGCCGCCGGCCGTGCCCTCGACCAGCCGGAACGGCCCGGAGCCCACCACCGGCTGGCCCGGCTTCGGCTCGGCCGGGTAGGTCTTCACGGCCTTCTCGGACACGCTCTTCCAGATGTGCTCCGGCACGATCGGGATCGGCAGCAGTGGCAGGACGGCGTTGGGCTGGCTCAGCTTCAGCACCACGGTCTGGGCGTCCGGTGCGGTCGCCGAGGTGACCGAGCCGAGGTAGGTGGCCCAGTTCGTCGACTCGGTCTCGCCCTTCAGCACCCGGGTGTAGGTGTAGGCGACGTCCGCGGCGGTCAGCGGCTGGCCGTCCGACCACTTCACGCCGTCCCGCACGTGGAAGGTCCAGGTCAGGCCGTCCGCCGAGGTCTCCCAGGACTTCGCGAGGCCCGGTTCGGGTGACATGTCCTTCATCGAGTAGTTGACCAGGTAGTCGTAGGTCAGCGCCCACATCTCGTACGAGTTCGCCTCGACCCCGAGGAACGGGTTGAACGAGTCGACGTCGCCGGTCAGCGCCACGGTGAAGGTCGACTTGGCCGGCGTCGTCGCCCCCGAAGCCGGTTGCAGCGCAGCCGGAACCAGCGACGCGCCCGCGACCAGGGCCAGCACGGCGGCCAGCCGCACGGGGGTACGGTGCGCGCTGTGACGACTCCCCCGCAGGCTCGCCAGCAGCCGCACGAGCACACCGAGCACGGCGTTCGCCGCCCGGACCCGTACCACTGGATGCGCAGGCTGGACGCCCCCGACCTGCTCGCCCACCTCGAGGCCGAGCGCGACTGGTACCGATCGGCTACCGGACATCTGGTCTCCCTCGTGGAGGCGTTGCGTTCGGAGATGCTGGAGCGGGTCCCTGCTACTGACCCATCGGTCAGTTGGAGGTATCGAGGGTCTTCCTACTACACGCTGCTCCCGGCCGGAAGGGAGTACCGGCAACTGTTGCGCGATTTCAACACCTCGGACGCAGGATCGGTGCTGAAATCGTGGCCGAACGGCGTCGAGGCAGACGAACACGGACGCCGCAGCGAGGTGCTGCTGGACGCCAACCTGCTGGCCGACCAGGCGGGCACCGGCTACGTGGAGCTGGGCCTGACCCTGGTCAGCCCGGACGGGCGACTGCTGGCGTACTCGGTGGACACCGACGGCGACGAGGTCTACCGGCTGCACTTCCGCGACCTGAGCACCGGCGAGGACCTGGCCGATGAGGTGCCGCGCTCGTACTACGGCGGCGCGTGGAGCGCCGACTCGAACGCCTTCCTCTACACCGTGCACGACGAGGCGTACCGGCCGTACGAGGTGCGCCGGCACGTGATCGGCACGCCGACCGAGCAGGACACGGTCGTCCAGGCCGAGCCGGACCAACGCTTCGAGATCAACGTGCGGACCAGCCGCAGCGGCCGGCTCGTCGTGCTCTGGTCGGCCAGCCGGGACACCAGTGAGGTCTGGGTGCTGGACGCCGCCGCCACCGATGCCGCCCCCCGCTCGGTCGGCGGTCGCCGTCCGGGCGTCGAGTACCACGCCGAGCACGCCGTGCTGCCCGACGGCGAGGCGCTGCTGCTGGTCACCAACGACGCCGCGACCGAGTTCCGGCTGGCCCGGTGCCCGCTGCCGCTCGAGCACGACCAGGACCACGGCGCCTGGCTCCCGCTGGTCGACGAGAACCCGGCCGAGCGGCTCGAGCGGGTGGACGCGTTCGCCGGCCACGTCGTGCTCAGCCTGCGCACGCAGGGCGAGCACCGGCTGCGGGTGCTGCCGGTCGACGGGCTCGGCCGGGTCGACGCCCAGCCGGCCTTCGACATCCGTCCGGACTTCGCCGCGGGAACCGTCACCCTTGGCCACAACCAGGAGTTCGCGGCCGGTGCCGTCACCGTGGTCGACCAGGCCTACACGCAGCCACCCGTCTGGTCGGACGTCGACCTGGTCACCGGGGCGCGCACGCCGCGGCACCGGCAGCAAGCTCCTGGCCACGACCCCGACCGGTACGTGGCCGAGACGCGCACGTTCCCCGGGGAGGACGGCACCGCCGTCCCGGTGACGATCGTGCGGCACCGCGACACCCCGCTGGACGGCACCGCCCCGGCGTTGCTGTACGCCTACGGCGCCTACGAGTACTCGTTCGAGCCGGACTGGGACCCGGCCCTGCCGAGCCTGCTGGACCGCGGCGTGGTCTTCGCGCACGCGCACGTGCGCGGCGGCGGCGAGGGCGGTCGGCGCTGGTGGCTGGACGGCCGGCTCGGTCACAAGCAGCACACGTTCGACGACCACCTGGCGGTGGCCGACGGCCTGGCCGGGCTGGTGGACGGCGACCGGCTGGCCTCGCGGGGACTGAGCGCCGGCGGCCTGCTGCAGGGCGCGGTGTTCAGCCAGCGCCCCGAGCGCTGGCGGGCGGTGGTGGCCGAGGTGCCGTTCGTGGACGTCGTCACGACGATGTTCGACGCCGACGTCCCGCTGACCATCAACGAGTGGGACGAGTGGGGCGACCCCCGGGTGAGGGAGCAGTTCGACTGGCTGCTCGCCTACTCCCCCTACGACAACCTGCCGGCCGCAGGCAACCGGCCGGACCTGCTGGTGACCGGTGCGCTGCACGACCCCCGCGTCATGGTCAGCGAGCCGGCCAAGTGGGTGGCGGCACTGCGCGAGAGCGATCCGCAGTGGTCGCCGCGCTGCCTGTTCCGCTGCGAGACCGGGGCGGGTGCGCACGCCGGCCCGTCGGGGCGGTTCGCGCACCTGGCGTACGAGGCGGAGGTCTACGCCTGGGTGCTCGATCGGCTGCGAGTTACTGACGCGCCGGTCAGTAGCCGTCTAGGCTGACCCGGTGATCCGGACCACGCCGTTCCATCCGCGGCTCAGCGAGCTGAACACGCAGGGCCTGTACACCCACTGGCAGGGATACCTGTCCGCGCTGCGCTACTCGCACGCGCCCAAGCACGAGTACTTCGCGGTGCGCAACGGCGTGGGTCTGTTCGACACGTCGCCGCTGTTCAAGTACCGCGTCTACGGACCGGACGCCGAACGGTTCCTGGCCGGCGTCCTGGTGCGCGACATCCGCACCTGTCGCCCCGGGCGCGCGCAGTACACCCTGTGGTGCGACGAGCGTGGTTTCGTGATGGACGACGGCGTCGTCTTCCGGCACTCCGACGACGACTTCCTGCTCACCACCGCGCGCGCCAGCCTGGGCTGGTTCCAGGACCTCGCCGGGCGGATGCAGGTCGCGTTCGAGGACGTCTCCGACGCGTACGGCGTGCTGGCCATCCAGGGGCCGCGCTCGCGCGCCGCCCTGCGCGACCTGCTGCCCGCGGTCGACGAGCTGCCGTTCATGGGCCACGCACCGGGCAAGGTCGGCTCGGCCCCGGTCACCGTGTCCCGCACCGGGTACACCGGCGACCTCGGCTTCGAGATCACCGTGGACTCGGGCGACGCCCTCGAGGTGCTGGACGCGGTGCTGGACGCCGGTCGCGCGCACAGCCTGCGTCCCTACGGCGAGGAGGCCATGGGGATGCTGCGGATCGAGGCCGGGCTGCCGCTGGTCGACGTCGAGTGGCACAACAGCCGGCTCGCGTTCACCGACCACGAGCGGGTCACCCCGACCGAGCTCGGCATGGGCTGGATGCTGCGCGGTCTCCTGGACGACGACCGCGCCTTCGTCGGCGGCGCCGCGATCCGCGGCGAGCTGCGCGAGCGCTCGTCGCGCTGGGCCGCCGTCTCGATCGTCGTCGACTGGCAGGAGTGGGACCGGCTGTTCCGGGACGCCGGGCTGCTGCCCACCAAGGACGAGAACCCGCTGCCCTACGAGTCGATGCTGTACGACGAGGACGGAGCCCAGGTCGGCTACGTCACGAGCTTCATGTACTCGCCGGTCCTGCAGCGCCACATCGGGCTGGCCCGGGTCCGGCCGGCGCTGGCCCCCACCGCCGACGGCCTCGGCCCGGTGGTCCGGATGGAGCTCGCCATCCAGCACCACAACACCACCGTGGCCGCACGCACGGCCCGGTACGCCCTGTTCAACCCCGCGAGGAAGACGGCCAAGCCATGACGACCGACAGCTCGACGTACGACGCGATCGTGGTCGGCGGCGGCCACAACGGCCTGGTGAACGCGGGCTACCTCGCCAAGGCGGGGCTGCGCACGCTGGTGCTGGAGAAGCGCCACCTGGTCGGCGGCGCGGCGATCACGGAGGAGCTCGTACCGGGCTTCTCGTTCACCACGTTCTCCTACGCGCTCAGCCTGCTGCGACCCGAGATCATCCAGGAGCTCGACCTCGTCCAGCACGGCTTCATGCCGCTGATGATGCCGTCGTCCTTCCACCCCACCGGGGACGGCGACTACCTGCTGTTCGGCGACGACCACGGCCAGAACATCCAGGAGATCCGCCGGCACTCCCCGCACGACGCGGACGCCTACGACCGGTACCACCACGACCTCGACCGGGTCGTCCAGGCCGTGCGGCCGCTGTTCGACAACCCGCCGCCGAACGTGTTCGGCAAGGACCCCGAGGACCAGGCCGACGTCGCCTGGCTCCTCGACCACCTCGGCGGCATCGAGCAGAAGGTCATGCACGACGTCGTCCGGCTCGTCACCGGCAGCGCCGCGGACTGGCTGGAGAACTACTTCACCCACGAGGCCGTGAAGGGATACCACGCGTCGTCCAGCGTGATCGGCTCGAAGGTCGGGCCGATGTCACCCGGGTCCGGGCTGGTCCTGCTGTTCCACAAGATGGGCGAGCACGACGGCAGCCTCGGGTCCTGGGCCTTCCACAAGGGCGGCAACGGCGGCTTCACCCAGGTGCTGGCCCGGGCCGCCGAGTCCTTCGGGGCCGAGATCCGTTTGGGCGCACCGGTCACGGCCGTGCTGACCCACGAGGGCCGCACCGTCGGCGTCGCCCTCGAGGACGGCACCGAGCTGCGCGCCCCGATCGTGGTCAGCGCGCTCGACCCGCGCCGCACGTTCCTCGACCTGGTGAACCCGCGCGAGCTGCCCGCGGACCTGGTGGAGAACGTCGAGCGGATGAAGTTCCGCGGCGTCTCGGCCAAGGTCAACTTCGCGCTCGACGGGCTGCCGGTCTTCCCGGCGCTGCCCGACTCGGTCGACCAGTACGGCGGCTTCCTGAACATCGGGCCGACCATCGAGTACGTCGAGAAGGCCTTCGACGCCGCCAAGTACGGCTGGTACAGCGAGCGGCCCTACATCGACGCCGCGATCCAGTCCGTCGTCGACCCGGACATGGCACCGCCCGGCAAGCACGTCATGTCGTGCTTCGTGCAGTACGCGCCCTACGAGCTCAAGGGCAGCGACTGGGACACCGAGCGGGAGAGCTTCGGCGACAAGGCGCAGGCGGTGCTCGAGTCGCACTTCCCCGGCTTCGGCGACCTGGTGCTGCACCGCGAGGTCGTCACCCCGCTGGACATCGAGCGGGTCACCGGCCTGACCGAGGGCAACATCTTCGCCGGCGAGTTCCTGGCGCCGCAGATGTACTTCTTCCGTCCCGCGCCGGGCTGGAGCCAGTACCGCACGCCCATCGAGGGCTACTACCAGTGCGGGTCCGGCACCCACCCCGGCGGCTGCGTGATCGGCGCTCCCGGAAAGCTGGCCAGCCAGCGGATCCTGCGCGACCTGCGCGGCTAGGTCTGCGCCACGATCAGTCCGGGACGACGCGGCCAGCGGCCAGCGTGACCACCCGGTCGGCGGCGCCGATG contains:
- a CDS encoding ABC transporter ATP-binding protein; this translates as MTEVLEPEQLRTELLEIDDLSVSYRTSEGLLPAVRGVSLTLRAGEVVGVAGESGCGKSTLVSTVLRLQPKDATVTGQVRVDGADVLSIGWGQLRAVRWAQASIVFQGALHSLNPVLRISDQIAEPIQLHEPALSASAVDERVVELLEQVGLPPARRKAYPHQLSGGQRQRVMIAMALACRPHLIVADEPTTALDVMVQAQILDLLSNLVKELGVGLLIISHDLSVLASVCDRVAVMYAGRVVEGGTADQVFTDPLHPYSKALSDAFPRVGDPAARYTPAGLAGDPPDPRYLPPGCSFAPRCSRATAACEVAEPALLDFPVARQVACIRVGEP
- a CDS encoding ABC transporter permease — its product is MLDSGAAVPRTVRRRSYGRYVGSKVLGSIGSLFFVLVVSFFLFRVLPGDPARTLGRERFKTPEQMAAFRHTYGLDQSMPQQFVTFLKNVFSGQLGVSLRYRVPVADLIQERMWPTVLLVGSSTILATVIGVRIGIRSGWNRGSRFDKSSTASTLTLYSMPEWWLGLLLIAAFAVGMGPLPGLFPTSGLHSIGVDPSSLKGVLDTAWHLTLPVVTLTLAYLAEYSLIMRSSLLDELGEDYLVTARAKGLRDVQVRRRHAVRNAMLPTLTISALNIGFVVSGAITIETIFSIPGLGLLTTEALTIPDFWVLQGTFLIASGAVIAANLAANLLYGLFDPRVRT
- a CDS encoding NAD(P)/FAD-dependent oxidoreductase codes for the protein MTTDSSTYDAIVVGGGHNGLVNAGYLAKAGLRTLVLEKRHLVGGAAITEELVPGFSFTTFSYALSLLRPEIIQELDLVQHGFMPLMMPSSFHPTGDGDYLLFGDDHGQNIQEIRRHSPHDADAYDRYHHDLDRVVQAVRPLFDNPPPNVFGKDPEDQADVAWLLDHLGGIEQKVMHDVVRLVTGSAADWLENYFTHEAVKGYHASSSVIGSKVGPMSPGSGLVLLFHKMGEHDGSLGSWAFHKGGNGGFTQVLARAAESFGAEIRLGAPVTAVLTHEGRTVGVALEDGTELRAPIVVSALDPRRTFLDLVNPRELPADLVENVERMKFRGVSAKVNFALDGLPVFPALPDSVDQYGGFLNIGPTIEYVEKAFDAAKYGWYSERPYIDAAIQSVVDPDMAPPGKHVMSCFVQYAPYELKGSDWDTERESFGDKAQAVLESHFPGFGDLVLHREVVTPLDIERVTGLTEGNIFAGEFLAPQMYFFRPAPGWSQYRTPIEGYYQCGSGTHPGGCVIGAPGKLASQRILRDLRG
- a CDS encoding ABC transporter substrate-binding protein, whose amino-acid sequence is MWALTYDYLVNYSMKDMSPEPGLAKSWETSADGLTWTFHVRDGVKWSDGQPLTAADVAYTYTRVLKGETESTNWATYLGSVTSATAPDAQTVVLKLSQPNAVLPLLPIPIVPEHIWKSVSEKAVKTYPAEPKPGQPVVGSGPFRLVEGTAGGSTFRFEKNPDYWNGTPHVDEVDYRVFKAKDPAVQALIKGEVDFVEDIPPLQVKSLQGKPGITAHSGISPLFEEIGFNTGAIDTESGKAIGDGMPALKDPKFRHALGYAVDTKRIVQNAYQGAALPGDTIIPTAYDNYHWDVPADQAFTFDLAKAGEQLDAAGYKKGADGQRTDPQGKPLTTMRLFARSSDPASVNTMDFFKEWLGQIGIKADVTAMDSSKLGDVILSGEYDAFQWDWYVEPDPDSILSDFTCDQLGGSSDSWYCNKEYDAMYKQQNGEMDHAKRVDLVKKMQELLFQESPYIVTAYTTIGEAVRSDRFACFQPQPDPGGVWLIQYGAHNYSSLRPASEAGDCDGVTSALGANASSGEEDAAGTNTAVWIGIGVVVVLLLVGGGVLALRRRGTEGERE
- a CDS encoding aminomethyltransferase family protein yields the protein MIRTTPFHPRLSELNTQGLYTHWQGYLSALRYSHAPKHEYFAVRNGVGLFDTSPLFKYRVYGPDAERFLAGVLVRDIRTCRPGRAQYTLWCDERGFVMDDGVVFRHSDDDFLLTTARASLGWFQDLAGRMQVAFEDVSDAYGVLAIQGPRSRAALRDLLPAVDELPFMGHAPGKVGSAPVTVSRTGYTGDLGFEITVDSGDALEVLDAVLDAGRAHSLRPYGEEAMGMLRIEAGLPLVDVEWHNSRLAFTDHERVTPTELGMGWMLRGLLDDDRAFVGGAAIRGELRERSSRWAAVSIVVDWQEWDRLFRDAGLLPTKDENPLPYESMLYDEDGAQVGYVTSFMYSPVLQRHIGLARVRPALAPTADGLGPVVRMELAIQHHNTTVAARTARYALFNPARKTAKP
- a CDS encoding prolyl oligopeptidase family serine peptidase gives rise to the protein MTTPPQARQQPHEHTEHGVRRPDPYHWMRRLDAPDLLAHLEAERDWYRSATGHLVSLVEALRSEMLERVPATDPSVSWRYRGSSYYTLLPAGREYRQLLRDFNTSDAGSVLKSWPNGVEADEHGRRSEVLLDANLLADQAGTGYVELGLTLVSPDGRLLAYSVDTDGDEVYRLHFRDLSTGEDLADEVPRSYYGGAWSADSNAFLYTVHDEAYRPYEVRRHVIGTPTEQDTVVQAEPDQRFEINVRTSRSGRLVVLWSASRDTSEVWVLDAAATDAAPRSVGGRRPGVEYHAEHAVLPDGEALLLVTNDAATEFRLARCPLPLEHDQDHGAWLPLVDENPAERLERVDAFAGHVVLSLRTQGEHRLRVLPVDGLGRVDAQPAFDIRPDFAAGTVTLGHNQEFAAGAVTVVDQAYTQPPVWSDVDLVTGARTPRHRQQAPGHDPDRYVAETRTFPGEDGTAVPVTIVRHRDTPLDGTAPALLYAYGAYEYSFEPDWDPALPSLLDRGVVFAHAHVRGGGEGGRRWWLDGRLGHKQHTFDDHLAVADGLAGLVDGDRLASRGLSAGGLLQGAVFSQRPERWRAVVAEVPFVDVVTTMFDADVPLTINEWDEWGDPRVREQFDWLLAYSPYDNLPAAGNRPDLLVTGALHDPRVMVSEPAKWVAALRESDPQWSPRCLFRCETGAGAHAGPSGRFAHLAYEAEVYAWVLDRLRVTDAPVSSRLG
- a CDS encoding ABC transporter permease, yielding MSAVQDAVQPRLTPGQIARRRRAESARRTWKTFRRSRSGVLGLCVLTFFILVAVLAPLLADPDGLEVTKATGGVLQPPGAGYPLGTDENGRSILTLLIYGARVSLAVGLTATFISVVIGTLVGLMSGFFSGWPAAVLFRVTEWFLVLPFLPLALVLATVLGRSLLNIAIVIGVTSWPATAMLIRSQTLSIKERPYIERARVLGAGRWRQMTRHVLPNVMPMVFANTTLTVAIAILAETTLSFLGLGDPTRVSWGSMLEGAFAVGAITTGAWWYIVPPGVCVVLVVLSFTLIGQALEEVFNPRLGSR